The following are from one region of the Paenibacillus sp. JZ16 genome:
- a CDS encoding flotillin family protein — protein sequence MPEYLVIPSIVVGVIVVLGLAFWARYKTVSPDEAMIVTGSFLGSKNLSEDESGRKIKIVRGGGAFILPVFQRSEFVSLLSHKLDVMTPEVYTEQGVPVMADGVAIIKVGSSIEDVATAAEQFMGKPIEALKGEAQEVLEGHLRAILGSMTVEEVYRNRDKFAQEVQGVAARDLKKMGLQIVSFTIKDVRDKHGYLEALGKPRIATVKRDAEIAEAEAMRDARIQKARAEEEGQKAEVVRDTNIAEAEKERELKVASFKKEQDTAKAEADQAYHIQEARARQTVVEEQMKVELVRKEREIDLQEKEIMVREKQYDADVKKKAEADRYAVEQAAEADKARKMREADAVQYSIETQAKASAEQKRLDGLAVADAERAKGTAEAEVIRLRGIAEADAKEKLAEAFQKFGEAAVLDIIVKMLPELAGKIAQPISSIDKLTVVDTGKGEGAARVSNYVTELMSTAPEMLKSVSGIDVEELIKGLTKKPASAQKPVAVEQELVPVPVETSAAKEE from the coding sequence ATGCCAGAATACTTAGTAATTCCGTCAATTGTTGTAGGTGTCATTGTTGTGTTAGGACTTGCGTTCTGGGCCCGTTACAAAACGGTGAGTCCGGATGAAGCGATGATCGTAACCGGTTCTTTTTTGGGAAGCAAAAATTTATCGGAGGATGAATCCGGCCGCAAAATCAAAATCGTTCGCGGCGGCGGCGCTTTTATACTCCCCGTATTTCAGCGCTCCGAATTTGTATCGCTTTTATCTCATAAACTGGATGTTATGACGCCTGAAGTGTACACGGAGCAAGGCGTTCCGGTTATGGCTGATGGGGTAGCCATCATAAAAGTGGGAAGCTCGATCGAAGACGTGGCAACGGCAGCCGAGCAATTCATGGGCAAGCCGATTGAAGCGCTGAAGGGCGAAGCCCAGGAAGTGCTGGAAGGCCATCTTCGTGCCATTCTCGGTTCCATGACGGTAGAGGAAGTATACCGTAACCGCGACAAGTTCGCGCAGGAAGTTCAAGGTGTCGCTGCAAGAGACCTCAAGAAGATGGGTCTGCAGATCGTATCCTTTACCATTAAGGACGTTCGCGACAAGCATGGATATCTGGAAGCGCTGGGTAAACCGCGGATCGCTACGGTAAAGCGGGATGCGGAGATTGCCGAAGCCGAAGCGATGCGCGACGCGCGGATTCAAAAAGCGCGTGCGGAAGAAGAAGGACAGAAGGCCGAGGTCGTACGCGATACCAATATCGCGGAAGCCGAGAAGGAACGGGAGCTGAAGGTTGCCTCCTTTAAGAAGGAGCAGGATACGGCGAAAGCTGAAGCGGACCAAGCTTATCATATCCAGGAAGCCCGTGCTAGACAAACGGTGGTCGAGGAGCAGATGAAGGTTGAGCTCGTTCGAAAGGAACGCGAAATCGACCTGCAGGAGAAAGAAATCATGGTTCGCGAGAAGCAGTATGACGCGGACGTGAAGAAGAAAGCCGAAGCGGATCGTTATGCCGTTGAGCAGGCCGCGGAAGCGGATAAAGCCCGGAAGATGCGCGAAGCAGATGCCGTGCAGTACTCCATCGAAACCCAGGCCAAAGCGTCTGCCGAACAGAAGCGCCTGGATGGTCTGGCCGTTGCGGATGCCGAGCGTGCCAAAGGTACGGCTGAAGCCGAAGTCATCCGCCTGCGCGGTATTGCCGAAGCCGATGCTAAGGAGAAACTTGCCGAAGCGTTCCAGAAGTTCGGAGAAGCTGCTGTGCTCGATATCATCGTAAAAATGCTGCCTGAGCTTGCCGGCAAAATTGCTCAGCCAATTTCGTCCATCGACAAGCTGACGGTTGTAGATACAGGCAAAGGCGAAGGTGCGGCTCGCGTGAGCAATTATGTGACTGAGCTGATGTCTACGGCGCCTGAAATGCTGAAGAGTGTGTCCGGGATTGATGTGGAAGAACTGATAAAGGGATTGACCAAGAAGCCTGCCTCGGCTCAAAAGCCAGTAGCTGTGGAACAGGAACTTGTACCGGTACCTGTTGAGACAAGTGCTGCTAAGGAAGAGTAG
- the galE gene encoding UDP-glucose 4-epimerase GalE — MAILVTGGAGYIGSHTVAELLEQGEEVVVIDSLETGHREALLGGKLYVGDLRDKALLKQLFSENDIDAVIHFAANSLVGESMKDPVKYYDNNVYGTLCLLEAMNEAGVRKIVFSSTAATYGEPEKVPIEETDRTQPTNVYGETKLMMERMMSWFDTVLGVKYVSLRYFNAAGSHASGKIGEDHRPESHLIPLVLQTALKQRQSISVFGDDYSTPDGTCVRDYIHVSDLANAHLRAVDYLRRGEASNVFNLGNGLGFSVKEVIETSKQVTGADIPVVMEARRAGDPAVLVASSDKARTVLGWTPSRTTLEEIIESAWKWHSSHPDGYGDN, encoded by the coding sequence ATGGCTATTTTAGTGACTGGCGGTGCGGGTTATATCGGTTCTCATACCGTAGCGGAGCTGTTGGAGCAAGGGGAAGAAGTTGTTGTGATCGACAGCCTGGAGACGGGACATCGCGAAGCGCTGCTGGGTGGAAAGCTGTATGTCGGCGATCTGCGCGACAAGGCGCTGCTGAAGCAGTTGTTCTCGGAAAACGATATTGATGCCGTTATCCACTTTGCCGCGAATTCACTGGTTGGCGAGAGCATGAAGGATCCGGTGAAATATTACGATAACAACGTATACGGAACGCTGTGCCTGCTGGAAGCCATGAATGAAGCGGGTGTCCGGAAGATCGTCTTCTCGTCAACGGCAGCAACCTACGGCGAGCCTGAGAAGGTGCCGATCGAGGAAACGGACCGTACGCAGCCGACGAACGTGTACGGAGAAACCAAGCTGATGATGGAACGGATGATGTCCTGGTTTGATACCGTGCTTGGCGTGAAGTATGTGTCCCTTCGTTACTTCAATGCAGCCGGATCGCATGCCAGCGGAAAAATCGGCGAGGATCACCGTCCGGAGAGCCATCTGATCCCGCTTGTCCTGCAAACCGCTTTGAAACAGCGCCAAAGCATCTCGGTGTTTGGCGACGATTATTCAACACCTGACGGCACTTGTGTCCGTGACTACATTCACGTCAGCGATCTTGCGAACGCTCATCTGCGCGCGGTTGATTACCTCCGCCGCGGAGAGGCCAGCAATGTGTTTAACCTCGGCAATGGACTCGGGTTCTCGGTTAAGGAGGTTATCGAGACCTCAAAGCAGGTGACGGGTGCTGACATTCCGGTTGTCATGGAGGCACGGCGTGCCGGTGACCCTGCCGTGTTGGTAGCATCTTCGGATAAAGCACGTACCGTTCTCGGATGGACCCCATCCAGAACGACGCTGGAAGAGATTATCGAGAGCGCATGGAAATGGCACAGCAGTCACCCGGACGGTTACGGTGACAATTAA
- the ptsP gene encoding phosphoenolpyruvate--protein phosphotransferase produces MNNLKGIAASAGIAIARAFTLEHPDYSVTEKQVADTDAELSKLDAALAQSQAELEAIKARTLQELGEKKAEIFESHLLILNDPELIEPVKAKIVSDSVNAEYALNETATQFIQMFENMKSAYLQERAADMRDVTKRILKHLLGLNYVSPSEISEEVIVVAEDLTPSDTAQLNRNYVKGFTTNIGGRTSHSAIMARSLEIPAVVGTKNVLSSVQDGDLIIVDGLEGDVIINPTEAIVAQYRAKQDAYAKQVEEWKKLRSEPTVSKDGIHVELAANIGTPNDVTGVLENGGEAVGLYRTEFLYMGRDKLPSEEIQYVAYKSVLEKMEGKPVVVRTLDIGGDKELPYLDLPKEMNPFLGFRAVRLCLDRQDIFRTQLRALLRASVHGNLRIMFPMIATLGEFREAKALLEEEKSKLVSEGIPVSEDIQLGIMVEIPSTAVLADQFAKEVDFFSIGTNDLIQYTMAADRMNERVAYLYQPYNPAILRLVKMVIDAAHREGRWVGMCGEMAGDATAIPILLGLGLDEFSMSATSILPARSQIGKLSRSDMQALAAKALEMGTAEEVVALVESIETAAE; encoded by the coding sequence ATGAATAATTTGAAAGGAATCGCGGCTTCCGCGGGCATCGCGATTGCACGTGCTTTTACACTGGAGCATCCTGATTATTCTGTTACGGAAAAGCAAGTGGCAGACACGGATGCCGAGCTTTCGAAGCTGGATGCGGCGCTGGCTCAGTCCCAGGCTGAGCTTGAAGCGATCAAAGCCCGCACGCTTCAGGAACTCGGGGAGAAGAAGGCTGAGATTTTCGAATCTCACCTTCTCATCCTGAATGATCCGGAATTGATTGAACCAGTCAAAGCGAAAATCGTTTCGGATTCGGTTAATGCGGAGTATGCCTTAAATGAAACGGCAACCCAATTCATTCAAATGTTCGAGAACATGAAGAGTGCTTACTTGCAGGAGCGGGCAGCGGATATGCGCGACGTCACCAAACGTATTCTCAAGCATCTGCTCGGCCTGAATTATGTCAGTCCTTCAGAAATCAGCGAAGAAGTAATCGTGGTTGCAGAGGACTTGACTCCTTCGGATACAGCGCAGTTGAACCGCAACTACGTTAAAGGATTCACGACGAATATTGGCGGGCGCACCTCGCATTCTGCCATCATGGCCCGTTCGCTTGAAATTCCGGCTGTCGTCGGAACGAAAAACGTGCTCTCTTCGGTCCAAGACGGGGATTTGATCATCGTTGACGGACTGGAAGGGGATGTCATCATTAATCCTACGGAAGCCATCGTGGCACAATACCGTGCGAAGCAGGATGCCTACGCCAAACAGGTCGAGGAATGGAAGAAACTCCGCTCCGAACCAACGGTATCCAAGGACGGGATCCATGTGGAGCTGGCCGCCAATATCGGGACACCGAACGATGTAACCGGCGTGCTGGAGAATGGCGGAGAAGCGGTAGGACTGTATCGTACGGAATTCCTGTACATGGGCAGAGATAAACTTCCTTCCGAAGAGATCCAGTATGTCGCCTATAAATCGGTACTGGAGAAAATGGAAGGCAAGCCGGTTGTTGTCCGCACGCTCGATATCGGCGGGGACAAGGAGCTGCCTTATCTGGATCTGCCAAAGGAAATGAATCCGTTCCTGGGCTTCCGGGCCGTTAGGCTGTGCCTGGATCGTCAGGATATTTTCAGAACCCAGCTTCGGGCACTGCTGCGCGCAAGCGTCCATGGCAATCTGCGAATCATGTTTCCCATGATCGCGACGCTCGGTGAATTCCGTGAAGCCAAAGCTCTTCTGGAGGAAGAGAAATCCAAGCTTGTAAGCGAAGGCATTCCGGTATCCGAGGACATCCAACTCGGGATCATGGTGGAGATTCCATCTACCGCGGTCCTGGCGGATCAGTTTGCCAAAGAGGTTGATTTCTTCAGTATTGGAACGAATGACCTTATCCAGTATACGATGGCCGCTGACCGCATGAATGAACGGGTTGCTTATTTGTATCAACCTTATAATCCGGCGATTCTGCGACTGGTTAAAATGGTCATCGATGCCGCTCATCGCGAAGGCCGCTGGGTTGGCATGTGCGGTGAAATGGCGGGTGACGCCACGGCGATTCCAATTCTCCTCGGTCTGGGGCTGGATGAGTTTAGCATGAGCGCTACATCCATTCTTCCGGCGCGCAGTCAGATCGGGAAGCTGTCCCGCAGTGATATGCAGGCACTCGCTGCCAAGGCGCTTGAAATGGGTACTGCAGAGGAAGTTGTGGCTCTGGTGGAATCCATAGAAACTGCAGCTGAGTAA
- a CDS encoding iron-containing alcohol dehydrogenase, with translation MRPFVFHNPTQLIFGKGKLSALSGEVAKYGRNVLLVYGGGSIKRSGLYDQVIALLKEANAVVTELAGVEPNPRLSTVHKGVALCREHNIDLILAVGGGSVLDCSKAIAVGAKYDGDMWDFVERKAVPQAGLPLGTVLTMAATGSEMNGGSVITNEVTQEKMGWGSPYAYPAFSILDPVHTFSLPRDQTVYGIVDIMSHVLEHYFHQDTNTPVQDGFCETILRTVIDTAPKLVEDLENYELRETIMYCGTMALNGMINMGMAGDWGTHNIEHAVSAVYDIPHGGGLAILFPNWMKYNRSADPQRFKSLAVNVFGVDPAGKTDEAIGLEGIEALRRFWTSIGAPSTLGAYDIDDSQIEAMADKAMRFGPFGNFRKLQREDVVEIYRMSL, from the coding sequence ATGAGACCTTTTGTCTTTCATAATCCGACTCAGTTGATTTTTGGTAAGGGCAAGCTGAGCGCTTTAAGTGGTGAAGTGGCTAAATACGGCCGGAACGTATTGCTTGTATATGGTGGCGGCAGCATCAAGCGCAGCGGGCTGTACGATCAGGTTATCGCCTTACTGAAGGAAGCGAATGCGGTGGTAACGGAGCTTGCCGGTGTGGAACCCAATCCGCGCCTGTCGACGGTCCACAAAGGCGTGGCATTGTGCCGGGAGCATAACATTGATCTTATACTGGCCGTTGGCGGCGGAAGCGTCCTTGACTGCTCCAAGGCCATCGCCGTTGGTGCTAAATATGACGGAGATATGTGGGATTTCGTCGAACGCAAAGCCGTTCCGCAAGCGGGTCTCCCACTTGGAACCGTGCTTACGATGGCTGCAACCGGATCCGAGATGAACGGCGGATCCGTTATCACCAATGAAGTAACCCAAGAGAAGATGGGCTGGGGTAGCCCTTATGCTTACCCTGCATTTTCCATTCTTGACCCTGTACATACGTTCTCCCTTCCGCGGGATCAAACGGTGTACGGTATCGTGGATATCATGTCTCACGTACTGGAGCACTATTTCCACCAGGATACCAATACGCCAGTGCAGGACGGCTTCTGCGAAACGATTCTTCGGACCGTTATCGATACGGCGCCGAAGCTGGTTGAGGACCTGGAGAACTATGAGCTCCGCGAGACGATCATGTACTGCGGTACGATGGCGCTGAACGGCATGATCAATATGGGGATGGCCGGCGACTGGGGAACCCATAATATCGAGCATGCGGTATCTGCCGTATACGACATTCCGCACGGCGGCGGCTTGGCGATCCTGTTCCCGAATTGGATGAAATATAATCGGAGTGCGGATCCTCAGCGCTTCAAGTCTCTTGCCGTGAACGTATTCGGAGTTGACCCGGCAGGAAAAACCGATGAAGCCATCGGATTGGAAGGGATCGAAGCGCTTCGCAGATTCTGGACTTCCATCGGTGCGCCAAGCACGTTGGGGGCGTACGATATTGACGACAGCCAGATCGAGGCCATGGCCGATAAGGCGATGCGATTTGGTCCTTTTGGCAACTTCCGCAAGCTGCAGCGTGAAGACGTCGTGGAGATTTATCGGATGTCGCTATAA
- a CDS encoding HPr family phosphocarrier protein gives MQQTFKIIDEDGIHARPATALVNTANKFQDTNSFAEANGKKVTLKSILGVLSLGLEQGDTLTLITEGGNESEALTALQEVMVNEGLGELHE, from the coding sequence ATGCAACAAACATTCAAAATTATTGACGAAGATGGAATTCACGCACGTCCGGCAACAGCATTGGTCAATACGGCTAACAAATTCCAGGACACCAATTCATTTGCCGAAGCTAACGGCAAAAAAGTAACGCTGAAATCGATCCTGGGCGTTCTGTCCCTCGGATTGGAGCAAGGTGATACATTGACACTGATCACGGAAGGCGGCAATGAGAGCGAAGCGCTGACAGCACTGCAAGAAGTGATGGTGAACGAAGGGTTAGGCGAGCTTCATGAATAA
- a CDS encoding UDP-glucose--hexose-1-phosphate uridylyltransferase has protein sequence MNAATSGTPESKQVLHAIEMLVRFALHKGLIQAADADYSRNLLLEDFGFSEPYGDEVNGPVPDGPQAMLDVMIDYGAAHGMIPENTDTYRDLLDAKIMGRLMARPSDVTAQFRTVQQEQGIIAATRQFYNLCIDSNYIRMDRVAKNEYWRHASPYGDIEITINLSKPEKSPKEIAMAKLLPPPVYPKCQLCRENVGYAGRVNHPARQNLRIIPLELNGEPWFFQYSPYVYYNEHCIVFHHDHVPMKLTKATLARLLSFVDAYPHYFLGSNADLPIVGGSILTHDHFQGGRHTFPIQKAPKVAGFTHADYPDVSVAIVKWPMSVIRLSSSDRNSLLECANGIYEAWKIYSDPSADIEAFSEVDGERVRHNTVTPIARRNDEGIYEMDLVLRNNRTNEQYPEGIFHPHRKMFHIKKENIGLIEVMGLAILPGRLKEELDQIADILAGNEELYADSKAADHPLAVHGDWIEELRGQETAALDKAGAIELIRREVGLKFTTILEHAGVYKQTAEGQQAFQRFLSHMGYVPGSK, from the coding sequence ATGAATGCAGCAACATCAGGAACTCCCGAATCCAAGCAGGTTCTTCATGCAATTGAAATGCTCGTGCGTTTTGCACTTCATAAAGGTCTTATCCAGGCAGCGGACGCGGATTACAGCCGCAATCTGCTGCTGGAGGATTTCGGGTTCAGCGAGCCGTACGGAGACGAAGTGAACGGCCCTGTACCGGATGGGCCGCAGGCCATGCTCGACGTAATGATCGATTACGGTGCAGCGCATGGAATGATTCCCGAGAATACCGATACGTATCGGGATTTGCTGGACGCTAAAATCATGGGTCGGCTCATGGCGAGACCTTCGGACGTAACGGCTCAGTTCCGGACGGTCCAGCAGGAGCAGGGGATCATTGCGGCAACCCGCCAATTTTACAATCTCTGCATCGACTCCAACTACATTCGCATGGATCGCGTAGCCAAAAATGAATACTGGCGGCACGCCAGCCCGTATGGCGATATTGAGATCACCATCAATCTCTCCAAGCCGGAGAAAAGCCCGAAGGAAATCGCCATGGCTAAACTGCTGCCTCCGCCGGTTTATCCGAAATGCCAGCTCTGCCGCGAGAATGTCGGTTATGCAGGAAGAGTCAACCACCCGGCACGGCAAAACCTGCGCATTATTCCGTTGGAGCTAAACGGGGAGCCGTGGTTCTTCCAATACTCGCCGTATGTTTACTATAATGAGCACTGCATTGTATTCCATCATGACCATGTGCCGATGAAGCTGACCAAAGCGACGCTTGCCCGCCTTTTGAGTTTTGTTGATGCTTATCCGCATTATTTTCTCGGATCGAACGCGGATCTCCCCATTGTCGGGGGCTCGATTCTCACGCATGATCATTTCCAGGGAGGACGGCATACCTTCCCGATCCAGAAAGCACCGAAGGTGGCCGGGTTTACGCACGCGGATTATCCAGACGTATCCGTGGCCATCGTGAAGTGGCCGATGTCGGTGATTCGGCTATCCTCAAGCGATCGGAATTCGCTTCTTGAATGCGCAAACGGCATTTACGAGGCATGGAAAATCTACAGTGATCCTTCAGCGGACATTGAAGCGTTCAGCGAAGTGGACGGAGAGCGCGTCCGCCACAATACGGTTACTCCGATTGCCCGCCGAAATGACGAGGGCATCTACGAGATGGACCTGGTTCTGCGGAACAATCGCACGAATGAGCAATATCCGGAAGGGATTTTCCATCCTCATCGGAAGATGTTCCACATCAAGAAGGAAAACATCGGCTTGATCGAAGTGATGGGGCTGGCGATCCTGCCGGGCAGGCTTAAGGAAGAGCTCGATCAAATCGCCGACATCCTTGCAGGGAACGAGGAGCTGTACGCGGACAGCAAGGCTGCGGACCATCCGCTTGCCGTCCACGGGGACTGGATCGAGGAGCTGCGTGGACAGGAAACAGCAGCGCTGGATAAAGCCGGGGCGATCGAGCTGATTCGCCGGGAGGTCGGCCTCAAATTCACGACGATTTTGGAGCATGCCGGGGTATATAAACAGACGGCAGAAGGACAACAGGCATTTCAGCGATTCCTGAGCCATATGGGATACGTCCCAGGCAGCAAATAG
- the glcT gene encoding glucose PTS transporter transcription antiterminator GlcT, with product MSSLQVAKVLNNNVIIAKHPQHGEVVVIGKGIGFNRKNKDLIPASAAEKMFILTKPEEQEQYKQLVPHIDEKLIEAMNDIILNAAKSSDAPLNEHIHIALTDHIAFAIKRHAQGLYIHNPFLYETKEMYPEEYEMAEYAVRTIREKLGVDLGQEEIGFIALHFHGALTNQHISEVRKHSELIADLVRTVEQQLDYAIPRDTLDYSRLLTHLRFALERIRRGEAVNETSSLDGLLKREYPETYSLAWKLTKMMEQRLKKPVYPAEAGYLTIHLERLVQRKEQGEQM from the coding sequence GTGAGCAGCTTACAAGTGGCTAAAGTGTTGAACAATAATGTAATCATAGCGAAGCATCCTCAACATGGCGAGGTTGTTGTTATTGGCAAGGGAATAGGCTTTAACCGGAAGAATAAAGACCTTATCCCGGCCTCCGCTGCCGAGAAGATGTTCATTTTGACCAAACCGGAGGAGCAGGAGCAGTATAAGCAGCTGGTGCCTCATATCGATGAGAAGCTGATTGAGGCGATGAATGACATTATTTTGAATGCTGCCAAATCCAGCGACGCTCCTCTGAATGAGCATATCCACATAGCGTTGACTGATCATATTGCATTTGCCATTAAACGTCATGCCCAAGGTCTCTATATCCATAATCCTTTTTTATACGAAACCAAAGAGATGTATCCTGAAGAGTACGAGATGGCGGAATACGCCGTCCGTACCATCCGGGAGAAGCTTGGGGTCGACTTGGGCCAAGAAGAAATCGGATTCATTGCCCTTCATTTTCACGGTGCCCTCACAAACCAGCACATTTCGGAGGTTCGCAAGCATTCGGAACTGATTGCGGATTTAGTACGTACCGTTGAACAGCAGCTGGATTATGCCATCCCGAGGGATACCTTGGATTATTCCCGTCTGCTGACTCATCTCCGGTTTGCCCTGGAGCGGATTCGGCGGGGAGAAGCGGTGAACGAGACGAGTTCATTGGATGGTCTGCTGAAGCGCGAATATCCCGAAACGTATTCCTTGGCATGGAAACTGACGAAGATGATGGAGCAGCGGCTGAAAAAGCCTGTATATCCCGCCGAGGCCGGTTATTTGACCATTCATCTGGAGCGGCTGGTCCAGCGCAAAGAGCAGGGCGAGCAAATGTGA
- the ptsG gene encoding glucose-specific PTS transporter subunit IIBC, whose protein sequence is MFKRLFGVLQRVGKALMLPVAILPAAGLLLGLGNMLVNPDFLQYAPWLDAAWVQSAATVMMNAGQIVFTNLSLLFAVGVAVGLAGGEGVAGLAAIIGYLVMNVTMGSVIGVTPSMIGTNYEYASVLGIPTLATGVFGGIIVGILAASMYRRFFKIELPSYLGFFAGKRFVPIMTAATSVLLGLLMVFIWPPIQSALNTASHFMLEQNLTLSAFVFGVVERGLIPFGLHHIFYSPFWFEFGEYLNHAGQMVRGDQNIFMAQLRDGVEFTAGTFMTGKYPFMMFGLPAAALAIYHEARPENKKFVAGIMGSAALTSFLTGITEPLEFSFLFVAPILFAVHALFAGLSFMIMHILGTKIGMTFSGGLIDYMIFGVIPNRTPWWNVLIVGAIMAVIYYFGFRFVIRKFNLKTPGREEASATEPESVSQGSGGNSKNDLPLNILTALGGQPNIAHLDACITRLRVEVKDKGHVDKARLKQLGASGVLEVGNNIQAIFGTRSDTIKSQIQDIMSGITQTTAPETADPKMMPTAQEEQQAGQDGETLVMEEIVSPVDGELMDISHVPDPVFAERMTGDGFAVLPHNGTIASPVNGTVFNVFPSKHAVGIMSDGGKEVLVHIGVNTVKLKGQGFEVLVQEGDLVSTGQPIMQVDLDYVKENAKSIISPVIFSNLPEGASVKLNKTGEVKSGEKGIITISKP, encoded by the coding sequence ATGTTTAAGCGGCTTTTTGGCGTACTGCAAAGGGTCGGTAAAGCTCTGATGCTGCCCGTGGCCATATTGCCGGCGGCCGGACTTTTGCTCGGCCTTGGCAATATGCTGGTCAACCCCGATTTCCTGCAGTACGCACCGTGGCTCGATGCGGCTTGGGTTCAGTCAGCTGCCACCGTCATGATGAATGCGGGACAAATCGTGTTCACGAATTTATCCTTGCTGTTTGCAGTAGGGGTTGCCGTCGGCTTGGCCGGAGGCGAAGGTGTTGCCGGGCTTGCGGCTATCATCGGTTACCTCGTCATGAACGTTACCATGGGCAGCGTGATCGGCGTGACGCCATCAATGATTGGCACGAATTACGAATATGCCAGCGTGCTAGGCATTCCGACCTTAGCCACTGGGGTATTCGGCGGGATTATTGTAGGTATATTAGCGGCAAGCATGTACCGAAGATTTTTCAAAATAGAGCTTCCGTCCTATCTGGGCTTTTTTGCAGGAAAACGGTTTGTTCCGATTATGACGGCTGCAACTTCCGTTTTGCTTGGTCTGTTGATGGTCTTTATATGGCCTCCGATCCAGTCTGCGCTTAACACTGCATCCCATTTCATGCTGGAACAAAACCTGACGTTGTCCGCTTTTGTGTTCGGCGTTGTGGAACGCGGATTGATTCCGTTCGGTCTGCACCACATTTTCTATTCTCCCTTCTGGTTTGAGTTCGGGGAATATTTGAATCATGCAGGTCAAATGGTGCGCGGTGATCAAAATATATTCATGGCTCAGCTTCGGGATGGTGTCGAGTTCACGGCAGGCACCTTCATGACGGGTAAGTATCCGTTTATGATGTTTGGTCTTCCTGCGGCTGCGCTTGCCATCTATCATGAAGCGAGACCGGAGAACAAAAAGTTTGTCGCCGGTATTATGGGTTCGGCTGCGCTGACCTCCTTCTTGACAGGGATTACGGAACCGCTTGAGTTCTCCTTCCTGTTCGTCGCGCCGATCTTGTTCGCCGTACATGCACTGTTCGCAGGTCTGTCTTTCATGATCATGCATATTCTGGGTACCAAGATTGGCATGACCTTCTCGGGCGGTCTGATCGATTACATGATATTCGGTGTCATTCCGAACCGGACGCCATGGTGGAATGTACTCATTGTTGGTGCTATCATGGCAGTAATCTATTATTTCGGATTCCGGTTTGTCATTCGGAAATTCAATCTGAAGACGCCGGGCCGGGAAGAAGCTTCCGCAACGGAGCCGGAATCAGTTTCCCAGGGATCAGGCGGTAACAGTAAAAATGATCTGCCGCTTAACATTCTGACTGCGCTTGGCGGCCAGCCTAACATTGCGCATCTGGATGCCTGCATTACTCGGCTTCGGGTAGAGGTGAAAGACAAGGGTCATGTCGATAAGGCAAGGCTGAAACAGCTGGGTGCGTCAGGTGTGCTGGAGGTGGGGAATAATATCCAGGCGATATTCGGAACACGTTCCGATACCATCAAATCGCAAATCCAGGACATTATGTCGGGAATAACGCAGACAACTGCGCCTGAAACAGCGGATCCGAAGATGATGCCGACTGCTCAAGAGGAGCAGCAAGCTGGTCAGGACGGGGAAACGCTTGTCATGGAGGAAATCGTATCTCCAGTCGATGGAGAGCTAATGGATATTTCCCATGTGCCTGATCCTGTGTTTGCAGAACGAATGACGGGAGATGGATTTGCGGTATTACCTCATAACGGAACGATCGCTTCTCCTGTTAACGGAACCGTATTTAACGTATTCCCCAGCAAGCATGCGGTCGGCATTATGTCCGATGGCGGTAAGGAAGTGCTTGTCCATATCGGCGTCAATACCGTTAAGCTGAAGGGGCAGGGTTTTGAAGTTCTTGTACAAGAGGGGGATCTGGTATCCACCGGCCAACCGATCATGCAGGTGGATCTGGATTATGTGAAGGAGAATGCCAAATCGATTATTTCTCCTGTGATCTTCTCGAATTTGCCGGAGGGAGCTTCCGTGAAGCTGAACAAGACCGGGGAAGTAAAAAGCGGTGAAAAAGGGATCATCACGATATCAAAGCCTTAA
- a CDS encoding protease translates to MEALYWGCLIGGVIFAIVTVVLGDILSSALDGLLDFLSVDFFNPVVIAGGITVFGGTGIMLTKYTELAAGAHVTLSILAAIVISILVYFGYVKPMENSENSTGFSIKELAGMIGVVTVPLPAEGFGEVMVKIGAGNTTHIASSFDRQNLPAGVRVVVVDVVEGVLRVSELEERKGED, encoded by the coding sequence ATGGAAGCGTTATATTGGGGCTGTCTGATCGGAGGCGTGATATTTGCCATCGTAACCGTGGTGCTTGGCGACATACTTAGCTCGGCGCTTGACGGATTGTTGGATTTTTTGTCAGTGGATTTTTTCAATCCGGTTGTGATCGCTGGAGGAATCACCGTATTTGGCGGTACCGGAATCATGCTGACGAAATACACGGAGTTGGCGGCAGGTGCCCATGTAACGCTGTCTATCTTAGCGGCTATCGTCATTTCGATTCTCGTCTATTTCGGGTACGTGAAACCGATGGAGAACAGCGAGAACTCGACGGGCTTCTCCATCAAGGAGCTGGCTGGGATGATCGGCGTTGTCACCGTACCGCTTCCTGCAGAAGGATTCGGTGAAGTGATGGTCAAGATTGGCGCAGGCAACACAACGCACATCGCGTCAAGCTTTGATCGCCAAAATCTTCCCGCAGGAGTCCGCGTGGTGGTTGTTGACGTTGTTGAGGGTGTCCTGAGAGTCTCCGAACTGGAAGAACGAAAAGGAGAGGATTGA